The following is a genomic window from Polypterus senegalus isolate Bchr_013 chromosome 9, ASM1683550v1, whole genome shotgun sequence.
TATAGCAATGAGAGTGTTTATGGAGGGTAGAAGATGAAAGGAGAGAGAGGGATGGAGAGAACGAGAttgcaagagagaaagagagaatgatTCAGCAGTTTGTGCTGAGTGACGAGTGTCATCATGTCAGCTGATGTTTTAGCAGCAAGTGACTCTTGTGTCCTGATTTTACTGGATATCATGTAAAACATTTGGCAGTGGAGTAGTGGTTCAAACAACAGGTTTGGTGACTTGGAATAAAATGGATTTGTTTTCacccttggagttttttttttgttttgttttttttaaaggtaatACTCAGCTTTGAAACACAACCATCTGTGTACTCTTCTCTCTTTTGTTCTCTCggatttttgtgacattttgtaaTGAATTTATTCCTGcaaatctgaaaattaaaaaaggtgaATATTCCACAAGTTTTCTGAGTGTTTCTGGGATTGTGGCATGTATTATTTTTGTAAGTGAAGCTCAACCTGTATTGGCAAAACTAATACATTGCaacaattaaattatatttttatttagaatagAATATTCCTTTTTACACAATTAATGCATTTGAAAATACAATCAGTAAACATCTTAAGTGATTTTTCCCCTGAAAAAGTACAGCATCCAAtgtattaacttaaaaaaaaaagagtaaaattatcGGGTTGGGTTTTGCCCATTTGTAAACAGTCCACTTGTGCAAAGAATGCCAAATCCCTGGCATACGTTGAAACATGGAACAAGGATTCCTGTTTCATAAAAGCAAGAAGGTTTGATTGTCCTCTAATGTTACTTGTAGTAGTGCAGGTGTATCAGGATCTCTTAAGATGGTGTAGTTCTTGAAAATCAAGCACAAGTGTTTATGTATTAGCAAATTGATACATCTCTGCTGCACTGACTACATTTCAGAGACCCGAGGCTTTTGCAAATGAATCTCCATGTGGTATAAATTGGCAGAAGAACGGGAAATTACAGTATTGCATAGTTTTCTTGCTGCAGAAGCCCAGCTTCCTTCATATATTTTCCAATACTGATTTTTTCTGGCACTCGTAGAATGACTTGGTCATTTGCTTGTTTTTCTCCTAGCTGTAGGCGCCGTTTAAGGTCCATCAAGCTGGGCCTCTTGTTCTGTTGCCATTGGCAGCATCCCCTGATAATGGTGTACCTGCGAATGAAAAATTCTTAGGTAATTACAGGTTAAAAGAAAATGACTCCTTTTAGAAagtgtcaaacaaaaaaaaaaaaaacctcacaatgcATTGCTGGAATTTGGGGGTCTTTTAAGTGTGTGGCCTCTCTGCAAGTGCTGAAGCATCTCATTACATGCAATGTCTGGAAAAGGAGCCTcgcctacaaaaaaaacaaacaaactatagTTAAACATGAAATACATAAAATGCAGAATCATAAAGATAATTTGTAAATTATGAGACCTGCCAGTTCATGACATTAATGAGCACTTCATTGTATAAACTGATGTATGTTATTATGTGTCAGTGATTCCAGCCTAGGAAGCATTTCTGGAAATGTCTTCTGTGAGGTCCAGTAGTATATTTGGGTGTAGCACTTTGGAGGTTTTCAATCAGtctcattaatttcatgatagACCTTGTAGATATTTATACTAATCACAGAAAATCATTTGAGAAAATAATCATAGAATGGTGTAGCTTACCCAGAGTTATGATTTCATAGAGCAGAACACCAAAAGACCacctgggggggaaaaaaaaaaaagagtcaccGTTTTACTCAAAAACTACATGATAGCTGTTATTCTTACAATTCTCATGGATAAATTATGACACTGGGTTTCTATAAACTTATATCAAACCAATCTGGTTGTGGGTTTCATTTTTAGGAATAATTAATCTCTCTACTTTTTTTATGAGTCTATTTAAAATCACAgggaatttgttttttaagtggCTATGGCAATTACGGTTTTGGGATACTAATGGACTTTTAAATTGACATGTTATCTGTGCCAAGTGAGCACACCAATGCATTATTCTCCTGAGTTTGTGAACTGAATTTAACATCATCCCCACAGCCAAGGCACTGGAACAGATATCAATGGACAGGTGACAgacaaacatgttaaaaaaataggtggtataacaaacaatGGGGCCACCATGAAGAAGCATCAAATGGTAAACCTGATGTTCCTCTGAAATCTGACGCAGGCTTAGAAAAAATGTCTCCATCCCTTTActccaggggtgcccaactcgagtcctggagggccgcagtggctgcaggtttttattcaaacccctttcttaattagtgacctgtttttgctgctaattaacttcttttgaattaattttatttgacttgctcttgaagacccagaccctcaattgtttctttttccttaattagcagccaaacaataatgagatacaaaatgagccaaaaatgaccatcatacaatatctgaaaataaaggtgaaggtctcaggaatgctaatctgctcttagaaaagagaaaatccacaatttcggaaatgtgcgcaattacacaatgagagcagcaacaaaccatagaattaaagaacaagtttaattaacagcgagACTCAGCACCTCATTAAGGAGCTGACTGGAgggaaattggttggagtttgaggccctgacttagttggtcttctgttggctcactcacttcacatttctctTCAATTTGGGTGCCATTTgatgaaagaaattaagcaattcagagaaacgatgaagaaattcagggacacatttcttaaaaaccaagtcaattaaaatgaattcaaaagaagttaattagcagcaaaaacagatcactaattaagaaaagggttagaatgaaaacttgcagtcactgtggccctccaggactggagttgggcacccctgcgctctgtataaaaatgtttgtgtcaGGAAGAAAGACGTAATGTGTGTTGATACATGCTTAATTAGGaaaacattgtttatttatttatttttttacttttgtgaaaCACACTTCATACCAGTCAGTCCTGCATGTTTGTCAAAGACTAAGTTGGATTTTATTGTCTAGTTGCCTTAAATATATTGTAGTGCTCAAAAATACAGTGTCATGTTCTaaagaacaaatgaaaatttCAGCTCACACATCACTCCTCTTAGTTGCAGGTCTTTTAGCGAGTCTTTCAGGAGCCAGCCATTTGTTAAACCCTTCCCATGTTGGTGCCCCTCTTCTATTGCAGTGGTAGGATCTGCCAAAACCACTTAATTTAGCCGACATGTCTTTTCCAATTAAAACACTGCGAGCTGCTATATCACCATGGAGGTAGCCTTTTTCATGAATGTAATCCTGTAATAGAGCAATAACATGCATAAAGATTATTTCATAAACGATCATATGGCAGGTATAATTTACACTAAATATTTACACAGTATTTATACTGGCTTAACAGTACATGGCAATTGATCATGAAATACAGTTGACAATAATAagtaaattgtacatttttctttattcctttagAGTACTTTGGCTGTTGGAAGCCCAGTTTGTTGGGAACTGAAATCCAAGGCAGCCAAAGCAGAATTATATTCAACGTCATTTGTAATTCAAACGTGTTGAGATTTGCTTCTATGCAccttaaaactttttttcatcAAGCAGTAAAGAAGTCAAATATTAGATCAAATCCGACTACAAGACAACACAACACACTTCAGAATGCACTGTATTTCCATTTTAGGTTGGCGTCCTTACCAGTCCACATGCCACTTCTTGAGCAATCCGAAAGATCCCTTTCTCCGTCAGGTCACATGGCACCTCTGTAGCCATTTGCATGAAATCCTGAGCAATGGGGAAACATATTTTCCTTTAGTTCTGTGCATTTGCGGTGTTTAGTTTGCTGGGATTTCTGATTGTCACTGCATAATGCACATGCAAGGCATATTTTGATTCACCCTGTACAGTAACTTTGAAACTTCGATAAGTATGATTCAACTAACATTAATAACTTTGGCTTGGTTCAAGTTTTGTAACCAATACTATCTGAATAGGATGTGGATTTGCCAAATCATATCCTTAAAACAAGgggttaaaaaaatgtacatttgactaaagggtatataaatcagtaaatgccttattaatgttattttacatcaaataaatatataacaacaTCATCTGAGTAATAAAGCATTGTCTTACCCTTCTACACTTCCACAAGAAGCTAAGGAGGTCCTGGTTTTctatttcttcataaataatCTGTAGTGGAGGGCCAGTGGTACACACCCCCAGGACCTCCACTATGTTTGGGTGCTTTCCCAGTCTTGCCTCAAACCTGGCTCGGCTGAGGAATTCCTGTGCCTCTACAGGAGTGGCCAGCTCTGAAATGACAGAGGTGTTGTGGATCTTAAAATCCTTACAAGCTTGCTGTTAAGAGAAAGTTTTGGAGGCAGGCATGCAAGAGTTTTATTAACACTTACTGTTAAGTGCCCGTACGACAACTCTCCTCTTCACTAAAGGATCAGTCTGAGTGACCAGATCTCCCTGCATCAGAGTGACCATTGCTTTAGAGATGACTGATGGCCTCTGCATCAAGGCCTCTGCCGAAGCTGTGAGAGGGAGATGTTTCATTTCTCCTTGCAGTTTTTCATGGGGGATTTCTAAGGGGTCTATCATCTGACCGTGAGACTCTTGAAGAGCAATATCATTTTGGAAATGATGCACATGATATACATTGTCTAAGAAAGAGAATCATAACAAAAAATGGAATTAGCAGTCCTGTAGATTGAGTGAAAATCAGTTAATGATTTAGCAATCATACAACTCAGATAAAATGTAACATTAGGATTTTTCTTAAGCCTCCTTGGTAATGGTATAGTATCCATTCCTTTATAAGTTATCTGCAACTTTACCTGTCGTTCCATAGGTAGATTGGGTCTTTCTGTGCCTTCCTCTGTTTTTACAATCTGGACAGAACCTGAGGACCAAGATGCATGTGAAAATGATGATGAAACCAGCCACCAGAAGAGTTGGAACGACGATCACTTCTGTCTCATACACTCGAACAACTGTgcaaaagtgaaaacaagatgAGTGATTGCGCCCCTGGCACTGTGTGCATAGCAAACTGTAGTAAAAAGTAAGAAATACTCTAACGTTTATGCTAATTTTTCTAATGAAAAATGAAGTGAAATTAAATGAAGCAGGACATTCATTCTGTTCATGTTTATGATTGCACATTTTTGTGAAAGTGGAATGAATGTCTTTTGATACTAAATACTCtcagtaaacaaacaaacaatatccATTTTtgtcttattcttattttattgtgtCCATGTAAACCTAGAGTGCTTTCACATTAAATAGCATATGCCACAACCACATATTTAACAAATGTGTCCATactgccaaaaaaaacaaaacgagaCACACAAAGTGAAATAAGCAATAGGCAGTACCATTGACAGAATATGACAATATAGCTTAAAATGAAGTGGACACTAATAAGCAAAATGTACCTTCATCTACAAGGCTGTTGTGAGCCACTGATGCCCTGGATCTAAAGACAAAAGAAGCAGAAGCAGCATTCCAGGTTGTCAATGACTTCCTTTATGTGCTGACATCAATACCAGTCAGAATGTGATTTGGGGATAGCATCCACCTCACATCAAGCCACACTAATGAGATCTCATTCCCAGAAGTCAGCCATATCTCCAGACTTGACTTTCAGAGGAGACTCTGTTCTGTCTTTCCTGTAACAACAATCCTGCAAGCCCACATTCCCTCCATCCATACCTAAGGCTAGTTGaggataacttgagtacactacAACCGGTGATGTTTTCTGCTATTAGCAAAAAATAGCAAACTTCTTAAATTTGTTTTGGCAAAACATACCTTGTcaactataattttttttcacaaagctctataaacatgaaaaagcaattaataaatgtaataaattaaataaataaagcaaattaacacGTGTAACAGCACAGAACCTCAAGTTGCATAtcaacattatttaaaaagataAGGAACAACACTTACGTAGTCTTATTCTTTGTGGTGGTAACAGGCTAAACAGGACAGACTTGACTTACTTATGGTCAGCAACAGTTATCCCCTCAGACCTTCCTCCAGGGAAATTCTTAGGCCTACTCAGACATGTTATCTCTTCTGCCTACACCTTCCATATGAGGTATGAGGGACATCCATAATAGATGCCTACACCACCTGAAATGGTTCCTTTTAATCCAGGGCTGCAGTGGCCAAGTTCTTCCTACAGTTTTGAACACCTCACCCTGCAGCCTGGCAAAGGCATCTCACTTTGATTCATCAAGTTTGGGGACATCCGACCATCACAACTATATATGCATGTTGGACATCTCATTCCAAAACCACAGGCAATAATATGGACTTGGCCCCATGTTTTGCATCTATAACTGCCTCCACAGGAAGGCTATCCACAAAATTTTGGAGTGTGTGTTTGGGAATTTTTCaccattcagccaaaagaacaTTTATGAGATTGGGAACTGATGTTCAatgagaagacctggctcacaatCTGCGTtgcaattcatcccaaaggtgtttaatagggttgaggtcagggctcagtGCAGGCCACCCAAGTTCATCCACATTGCACAttgtgatcttaggcttgtgtggaTCTGGTTGgacatggaaacccatttcatgaagcttctGATGCACAATTATTGTGCTGATCCTCCCAGAGGCAGTTTGAAATTCTGTTATGAGTGATTCAACAGGGAATAGATGatttttatgtgaaaaaacactTGGTGGCCTCATTTTGTGAGTATGCATGGTCTATCACTTTATGGCCTAACTGTTAATGCTCTTAGATGGTTTCACTTCACAATAATAACAGTTAATGTTGACCAGGGCAAATCTAGCAGAGTAGAAATATCATGTAATTACTTGTGGCAAAGGTgtcatcctatgacagtgccacatttaaaatcACTGAGCTCTTCATTACACCGCATTGTAATGCAAATATTCAACaatggatttttattttcattttacgcACCTGTTCACAATGGGTGCGGCTGGAAATTCAATAATTTGGAGTAATTTAGAGGGAAACA
Proteins encoded in this region:
- the LOC120535709 gene encoding tyrosine-protein kinase STYK1-like isoform X1, with protein sequence MSASKKLVELFYDVVSPYSWIGFEILCRYRNVWNIDVRLRPGFLGGVMQGAENKPPGFVPRKFEYMKKDLHRLGCYFNIPLAQPQNPAEVMFVKGTLQAMRFVTAANILQPELTEVLSRELWMRIWSRDEDITEPASFQAVATAIGLSKDQAIKLIEFSKSQEVKDSLKSTTQEALDNGAFGFPFIIAHVDSKKEVFFGSDRMELLAHCLERSSNATATSNTTSSVCPTGDTLCIVRVYETEVIVVPTLLVAGFIIIFTCILVLRFCPDCKNRGRHRKTQSTYGTTDNVYHVHHFQNDIALQESHGQMIDPLEIPHEKLQGEMKHLPLTASAEALMQRPSVISKAMVTLMQGDLVTQTDPLVKRRVVVRALNKLATPVEAQEFLSRARFEARLGKHPNIVEVLGVCTTGPPLQIIYEEIENQDLLSFLWKCRRDFMQMATEVPCDLTEKGIFRIAQEVACGLDYIHEKGYLHGDIAARSVLIGKDMSAKLSGFGRSYHCNRRGAPTWEGFNKWLAPERLAKRPATKRSDVWSFGVLLYEIITLGEAPFPDIACNEMLQHLQRGHTLKRPPNSSNALYTIIRGCCQWQQNKRPSLMDLKRRLQLGEKQANDQVILRVPEKISIGKYMKEAGLLQQENYAIL
- the LOC120535709 gene encoding tyrosine-protein kinase STYK1-like isoform X2; the encoded protein is MKKDLHRLGCYFNIPLAQPQNPAEVMFVKGTLQAMRFVTAANILQPELTEVLSRELWMRIWSRDEDITEPASFQAVATAIGLSKDQAIKLIEFSKSQEVKDSLKSTTQEALDNGAFGFPFIIAHVDSKKEVFFGSDRMELLAHCLERSSNATATSNTTSSVCPTGDTLCIVRVYETEVIVVPTLLVAGFIIIFTCILVLRFCPDCKNRGRHRKTQSTYGTTDNVYHVHHFQNDIALQESHGQMIDPLEIPHEKLQGEMKHLPLTASAEALMQRPSVISKAMVTLMQGDLVTQTDPLVKRRVVVRALNKLATPVEAQEFLSRARFEARLGKHPNIVEVLGVCTTGPPLQIIYEEIENQDLLSFLWKCRRDFMQMATEVPCDLTEKGIFRIAQEVACGLDYIHEKGYLHGDIAARSVLIGKDMSAKLSGFGRSYHCNRRGAPTWEGFNKWLAPERLAKRPATKRSDVWSFGVLLYEIITLGEAPFPDIACNEMLQHLQRGHTLKRPPNSSNALYTIIRGCCQWQQNKRPSLMDLKRRLQLGEKQANDQVILRVPEKISIGKYMKEAGLLQQENYAIL